The genome window TTGCACTGAATGCGTCAGATGCGGCGAGTCGTGGGGGCGTCGTCGTTGCTCAGGTTGTCGAGACTATGGGGTTTATTAATGGCTCGTCCAGAAAAATATCGGACATTATCGGCGTCATTGATGGGATTGCGTTTCAAACCAATATCCTAGCGTTAAATGCTGCGGTGGAAGCTGCACGTGCTGGCGAACAAGGCCGCGGATTTGCGGTGGTCGCTACTGAGGTACGTAATCTCGCTCAGCGATCGAGTGCAGCAGCAAAAGATATTCGTATTCTCATCGGCAGCTCGGTGCAAAAAATTGATGCGGGTAGTCTTCTGGTGGAAGAAGCAGGCAGAACAATGAAAGAGATTGTGATTAGCGTGCAGCAGGTAACGAGCATTATGGCGGAGATTACCGCGGCTTCCGAGGAACAGAGTGCTGGTATCGAACAGGTGAATCAGGCTATCGCTCAGATGGATCAGGTGACACAACAAAACGCCGCATTAGTCGAAGAAGCTGCTGCTGCTGCAGCTTCTCTTCGTGAGCAAGCAGAGAATCTGTCAAAAGTTGTCAGGGTCTTCAAGTTAGACAATACGCAGCACATGATGCCAATGGCTTCACAATTGAATCTCAATGGGATGACGAAATTAACGTCGGTGACGTCGAGAGGAAGTGACCAAGTTGCGACAGACGGCGTGAAGTCCGGCTCTGTGCCAAATCAAAAAAATTTACTTCCAGTTGCCGTTGGAGGTGAGTGGGCACAGTTTTAGGCTGGATGTTCATATTTTAATGAAGCCGGATTTTATAAACCATGCCCATCTTGCTGTGGCATATTCGTTGGTGAGCTGTAGTTCAACAGGAATACGTTCTTGGAACAAGATTCGGCATGCCGATCGCGCCCGTTTTTTTGCAAGAAATATTCATTTTCCATTGGTGTGGTTTACAGTCATTTTGATTCTTGGCGTTCTGTTATGGATAGGTGTCTCTTCTGAGCTCAATAGAGAAAAGAAGAATATTGAGCAAAATGCGCTTAAAGATGTCGAGTTACTTTCAAGGTCTTACGCGGAATATTTGACCCGAACCATCGAGAGACTTGATCAATTGACACTGCAAGTAAAGTACGACTGGGAAAAATCTCGTGGCGCGTACAGACTGGAGGAACCCGCGCGAAATGGCGTGTTCAACTTTAAGTATTCTGCGGCAATTACTATCGTGAATCGGCATGGAGCGCCAATAACAAGTTCATTTCCGTTTGATAATCGTACGTCTTGGGGAGATAGTGATGCCTACGACTATCATCGTTCTCATGAATCAAATGATCTTCATATTGGCATGCCTTCCGAAGGGAAAATTTCAGGACGAACTGTTGTGCGAATTACCCGAAGGTTGCAGGATGCCAAGGGAAATTTCAATGGCATGATCGTCGCTTCTGTCACGCCGGATTATTTTTTCTCGTTTGCGAATACACCTGTTCTGGGACAAGGCGGGTTGCAGGCATTGGTGGGAATGGATAGGGTGGTGCGTGTGGCAAAGGAGAGTGAATCAAAACCGTCGTCCCTAGCGCCCATTTTTGCGATGACACCTCAGCAGACTGTCCCTGTGTTATTGGACGGTAGAAAATGGTTTCACGACAAAAAATCACGTTATGTGGCTTCTTCTAGTTTGAATGGCTATCCGTTTTTTGCTATCGTTGGAATGAGCCAGGACTCAGTGCTTGCTCGTTATACCGTTCATAGAGACACAATTCGTAATGCTGCAATTGCTATTACAACTTTTCTTTTTGTATTTGCCGTCATTGCTGTTGTTATGTCGTTACGGCTTGCATGGAAATCACATCGACTCGATGCTGTTCGTAACACCTATAGGATTGCGACGGAATTTGGCAATGAGGGGTATTACATTTGGAGCGCGATTCAGGATCGGAATGGTTATCTTGTTGATTTTGAAATCATAGATTGTAATGAACGTGGAGCGACATTTTTTGGGACAAGCAAAGAAAAACTTTTGAACACCCAATTGTCAACGGTCGAATTTATTAGGGGCTACTTATATACCCTGATGCAGCAATCTCGGATTGCGATGGAAAAAGGTTTTTACGAAGACGACTTCGAGATGCAGGCCCACAATCAAGGTTGGATACACAAGCGCATGCTCCGTTGTGAAGATGGTCTTGCGGTGACTTTCAGAGATGTCAGTGACCGCAAAGCTCACGAAGAGGAATTACATCGTCTCGCAACAAAAGACACCCTCACAAACCTTCCGAACCGGTACTGGCTCATGAATCATTTGCCCAAAGCATTAAACGAGGCAAATGAGAAACAAGATTCACTAGCGGTTCTATTTATCGATCTGGATGATTTTAAGAATATTAATGATACGTTGGGACATTCTTCCGGGGATAGCTTACTGCAGGTTGTCGCGTCTCGTCTTGAGTCTGTTCTTCGGCCTGGTGATAGCGTTGTACGATTAGGCGGAGACGAGTTCACACTCCTGCTCGAATCCTTACCGTTGCAAGAGGATATTTCTTTAATCGCAAACCGGATCATGCAAACGTTTAATCAGCCATTCGAAATTCAGCAAAAAATGCTGACAATCAGTGCGTCAATGGGAATCAGTAGATATCCGTTCGATGGGCGCGATGCAGAAACATTATTGAAGAACGCCGATATCGCTATGTATTCTGCAAAGGCCGATGGTAAGAATAAGGTCCGCGTCTACGATAAAAAATTGTACGAAGAGATTGAATTACGAGTTGATGGCGAACGCCAGTTGGCCCGGGCAATTCAAGAGGACCATTTCATCGTTTATTACCAGCCCCGTGTAGAAGCACAGACAGGCCGCATGGTTGGTATGGAAGCGCTGGTTCGATGGGCGCACCCAGAACGGGGATTGATTGCGCCCGATCACTTCATCCCGTTGGCTGAAAGTACCGGCATGATTCTTCCATTGGGAAGACTAGTGATGGAAAAGGTGTTTTGTCAAATCGCTGCATGGCAATTCCAAAAACTAGCAGTTGTACCGGTGTCCGTTAATGTCTCTGCCCGGCAGTTTGATGAAGGCAATGTCAGCGAATTCATTGCAAGTTGTCTGAATAAATATGCCGTGGATCCAAGATTTATAGAAATAGAACTAACCGAGTCGGCAATGATGGGAAATTTTGAACAAGTTCGTGGAGAAATTAGTTCCATCAGCGCACTTGGGATTCAAATTCACGTCGACGACTTCGGTACCGGTTACTCGTCGTTATCTTTACTTTATAAATTCAATATGGACGTACTGAAAGTCGATCGTGCATTCACGTCTCAGATTTGCAATGGCAAGGGGGGGGAGATATTTTTTAGTTCCATTGTCTCAATGGCAAAAGTACTGAAGATGAGGGTGGTAGCTGAAGGTGTTGAAACGATTGAACAGTTGCGCGTTCTACAGCAACTCGGATGTGACGAAATTCAAGGCTATCTTGTATCGAAACCAATTCCGTCAAGTGACGTACCGCGATTGTTGGATCAATCGATTCTGCTTGAACAATTGAATTAACTTTTCGACATTCGCATTCGGCATGAGTAAAATTAATCCCAAACAATTGGAACTACTCCTTAAGCTCAATCATGAGATCGCTCATTTGACTCATAACATGTATAACCTACTTGATGATGTGATGAACAAGCGGCTGGAGACGGATGACGCCTACGCCGCCGAGATAAAGGATATAAGCACTGGAATTATTTCTGATGCCATGAAGAAAAATGGCCGGTGAATACCCAAATTATCTGACCTCTAGTTGCAATGATCTGCGGCATACATCAATATCGAATCAAAGTATGTAATGGCCAAAGAATCTCCTGTATTCGGGTCGGTACACCGCTGCTACGTTTCGTGAGAAGAGAGAAGGGACTGGACGCCGGTTTCGGCGGCTTCTAATGCACCAGCCAAGTATCCAGGAAATGTCGTCGATGCCTCACTGCCAATCAGTCGCAATCGATCCGCCCAAATATCTTTGGGCTTCAACGAATCTGCATCAGAATGTCCGAAGGAAAACTGATCGGCCTGCGTTGCGGTCATCGGATCTTGCGCCCAGTCCTTGAAAAGTTTTGCTCTGGTTTGTGCCGCCTGATGCCCAAATAGCCGTACTAATTGCGCAATGCATTGCGCAATTAGTGCTTCCTCATTCAGTAATCGGCGGGAATTTGCTTGCCAGCCAAAAAATCCAAACAGCGCTGCTGTTTTGTTGATATCGCTTGCATCATGAATCTCCACAAGCGGACCAACTGTGCTGCGCGCCATGCCCGATAATCCATTTTCCCGCCAAAATGGCTGCTCGTAGACAGCAACAAACTTTGCATGAGAAGCCATCCATGTATTTGTGCCTTTCCAGCTTTGGAGCAAATGTCGATCGATTGCAGGCTCAAATGCAAGGTTTTGCGCCATCAGTCGCGGTGGTATGGCCAACAATACATGGGTTGCGTCGAATGTTTTTGGCTTGGCAAGTCCATTTATGGCTTTGATATTGATGCGATGTGAATCTAGTCTAATCGACTCAGCTTGATGGCTCAGGAATAGCTTTTCGCGAGGAAGGTCAGCGGCCAGTCTGTCAACCAAAGTCGCAGTACCTCCGGCGATCCGCATCGAGCCTTCGGCAAGGCCAGCTGCGGCCTGTCTGATTGGTATCTGGTGACGTGAGTGCTCCAATACGATATCGCCCATATCGTATTGTGGAAGTGTGCGCAGCCCTAGTTGTTCGATCAGGTTGTTCATGGCAGGTTGGAGCGGCGGCCAATACCACGTCGCACCAAGGTCGAAACGAGCCGCGCTTGCCCTTCCGGACCCATCGACGTTAGAGAGAATACGGCCGCCCAATCTGGTACGCGCTTCCAATACAAAGTAATCGACCCTGTGCCGCTCTAGTAAGTAAGCGGCATACAAGCCGCTCAGGCCGCCACCCAAGATTCCCACGCGAATATTGCCCATTAAGAGCGCTCCGCGGACGGGCACAGGCTCAGTTCGCGTGCCCACGGAGAGTGACTTTGATGCGCAAGACGCCAATATTTATCCGCGATTTGTGACGAATGCGATAAGCATCCAATATTCACGTCCGCATGCGTTAGTCGCCGGTTATTCGAAGCCATTAGTCTGTCGCGTACAACGCGACAGACATAAACGCCGTGAAGGTGGAACGCTCCGGCCGGCGCGACCACCTCCGGAGGATTTATTAGGTCGCGCTTTAGTGCTGTGTAGAGAGAGGACTGCATTGATTTACCAGAATGGGACAGACCGATAGCTGAATGCCCGAATTGCGTCACCAAGGCGGCGCCCAAATTGGAGCCCGCCCATGCAAGCATCATCGTTTTTTTAGAAGATATCTTCGAATTCATGGCTCAACTTGTCGGTTGGTAGATCTTTCAAATGTCCCGATTTACGGTAAATCAGCGCGCCTCCTGCGCCGCTAGTCCACGTCTGAATAGACCGGGGTGGTAGTCGTAACCATGTTCCAGCAGAATACTCGTCGTATTGATCCCTCATCTGGCCTTGAAGTACAAGAATTTCTGCGCCGAAGTCATACATTTCTTCGCCACTGCTACTTTCAGGGATTTGTACCAACATGACCTGTTCTTGCTCATTAGAAAATAAGGGGCACACCAGTTGATTTTGGTGGACGTGCCACATGGCTGGATCTCGCGTATTGATGCGGACGGGCCTGCGCTCCTCTAGAGACATTTGCATTAGCTTTACGAATATCAACGTGCCGTCAATGCTGGACGGCAGGTGCGAAGATTTTGGCGGGTTTCGTAGGTACCAACCTTCTGGATAATCACCGCTGTCGTCGGAGAACACGCCATCCAGTACCAAGACTTCTTCGCCAAGCGGATGCGTGTGGCGCGGAAAGCGTGAATTTTTATCGTACCGAACTAGACTGGTCGCACGGGCTACTTCACCTCCGATGCGGTCTAGCA of Janthinobacterium sp. Marseille contains these proteins:
- a CDS encoding EAL domain-containing protein, whose protein sequence is MKPDFINHAHLAVAYSLVSCSSTGIRSWNKIRHADRARFFARNIHFPLVWFTVILILGVLLWIGVSSELNREKKNIEQNALKDVELLSRSYAEYLTRTIERLDQLTLQVKYDWEKSRGAYRLEEPARNGVFNFKYSAAITIVNRHGAPITSSFPFDNRTSWGDSDAYDYHRSHESNDLHIGMPSEGKISGRTVVRITRRLQDAKGNFNGMIVASVTPDYFFSFANTPVLGQGGLQALVGMDRVVRVAKESESKPSSLAPIFAMTPQQTVPVLLDGRKWFHDKKSRYVASSSLNGYPFFAIVGMSQDSVLARYTVHRDTIRNAAIAITTFLFVFAVIAVVMSLRLAWKSHRLDAVRNTYRIATEFGNEGYYIWSAIQDRNGYLVDFEIIDCNERGATFFGTSKEKLLNTQLSTVEFIRGYLYTLMQQSRIAMEKGFYEDDFEMQAHNQGWIHKRMLRCEDGLAVTFRDVSDRKAHEEELHRLATKDTLTNLPNRYWLMNHLPKALNEANEKQDSLAVLFIDLDDFKNINDTLGHSSGDSLLQVVASRLESVLRPGDSVVRLGGDEFTLLLESLPLQEDISLIANRIMQTFNQPFEIQQKMLTISASMGISRYPFDGRDAETLLKNADIAMYSAKADGKNKVRVYDKKLYEEIELRVDGERQLARAIQEDHFIVYYQPRVEAQTGRMVGMEALVRWAHPERGLIAPDHFIPLAESTGMILPLGRLVMEKVFCQIAAWQFQKLAVVPVSVNVSARQFDEGNVSEFIASCLNKYAVDPRFIEIELTESAMMGNFEQVRGEISSISALGIQIHVDDFGTGYSSLSLLYKFNMDVLKVDRAFTSQICNGKGGEIFFSSIVSMAKVLKMRVVAEGVETIEQLRVLQQLGCDEIQGYLVSKPIPSSDVPRLLDQSILLEQLN
- a CDS encoding FAD-dependent oxidoreductase; its protein translation is MGNIRVGILGGGLSGLYAAYLLERHRVDYFVLEARTRLGGRILSNVDGSGRASAARFDLGATWYWPPLQPAMNNLIEQLGLRTLPQYDMGDIVLEHSRHQIPIRQAAAGLAEGSMRIAGGTATLVDRLAADLPREKLFLSHQAESIRLDSHRINIKAINGLAKPKTFDATHVLLAIPPRLMAQNLAFEPAIDRHLLQSWKGTNTWMASHAKFVAVYEQPFWRENGLSGMARSTVGPLVEIHDASDINKTAALFGFFGWQANSRRLLNEEALIAQCIAQLVRLFGHQAAQTRAKLFKDWAQDPMTATQADQFSFGHSDADSLKPKDIWADRLRLIGSEASTTFPGYLAGALEAAETGVQSLLSSHET
- a CDS encoding cupin domain-containing protein; amino-acid sequence: MLVNADFSERVAIHSTEMEWITSPQSGVKRVMLDRIGGEVARATSLVRYDKNSRFPRHTHPLGEEVLVLDGVFSDDSGDYPEGWYLRNPPKSSHLPSSIDGTLIFVKLMQMSLEERRPVRINTRDPAMWHVHQNQLVCPLFSNEQEQVMLVQIPESSSGEEMYDFGAEILVLQGQMRDQYDEYSAGTWLRLPPRSIQTWTSGAGGALIYRKSGHLKDLPTDKLSHEFEDIF